In Gemmatimonadaceae bacterium, the sequence CCGTGACATCCTCTCGGTGGTGCAACGTCGGCGGCCCGGAATGCGTGTCGTCGTTTGCGGTGCGGCGGTGCAGGGAGATGGCGCCCCCGCCGAGATTTGCGCCGCCATCGATCGGATCATGCGGTGGGGAGGAGCCGACGTTCTCATCGTCGGGCGCGGCGGCGGGTCTCGCGAGGATCTGTGGGCATTCAACGACGAGCGGGTGGCACGCGCCGTTGCCACCTGCCGCATCCCTGTCATCTCGGCCGTTGGGCACGAGATAGACACTACCGTGTGCGATCTCGTCGCGGATGTTCGTGCGGCGACGCCGTCCGCGGCCGCCGAAACGGCGATTCCCGCGGCCGCCGACATGCTTGCCGCTCTCGTCGCGCAGCGGCGGCGGCTCACCTCCGGTGTGCAGCGCCGCGCCGAGTCCGCCGCGCTCGATCTGCGCGCCATCGCGCGCGACATGCGGCTGGCATCGATTCGCGCTGCGGAGCGCCGCCGCGCGCAGATCGGCGCGACCGCCGGCCGTCTCAATGCACTGAGTCCGCTCGCGACCCTCGAGCGCGGCTATGCGGTCGCGCGAACCATCGACGGCAGGCTCCTGTCATCATTCGCGGAGTTCGGGGTCGGCGATCGTTTCCGCCTGACGCTCCGCGATGGCATCGTCACTGCCCGGACAGAAGAGATCGAATAAGAACCGTTGCCCGTTACCCGTTACCCGTTACCCGTTGCTTCGCCCTTCGGCAGCCGGAGCACGAAGCGACTCCCACGTCCAAGCTCGCTCGTCACATACAGATCGCCACCCAACACGCGGGCAAGCGACCGGCTCACCATCAATCCCAGCCCCGCGCCTCCCCGCACTCTGGTCCTGCTCTGGTCAACCTGCCAGAATCGCTCGAAGATCTTCTCGAGATGCTCGGCGGAGATGCCGATCCCCGAGTCCTCGATGGTTATCGTCGCGCCGTGGTCGGACACGCGGCTGGAAATGGAAACCTCTCCCCGGTCTGTGTAGCGCACCGCATTTCCGAGGAGATTGAACAGGATCTGACGGATCTTCGTAGCGTCGGCAAAAATCGGCGGTCCGTCCTCCGCCCTTACTTCGAACCGGAGCTTCTTCGCGGTCATGAGCGGCTCCGTGACGATGGCAACCTCGCGGACGAGAGCCGCCACATCGACGCTTTCGTTGTCGAGAGTGGCGACCCCCGCCTCGATCCGCACCGATTGAAGAGAATCATCGATCATGTGCGCGAGATGAATTGCGCTCGCCTTGACGCGGTCAAGGTGCGCAGCCTGTTCAGCAGTGACCGGGCCGACCGCGCCTGCGGCCAGGATATCAGCATAACCGATGATTGCATTGAGCGGCGTACGCAACTCGTGAGACATGACCCCGATGAAATTGGATTTGGCCACGCTGGCCGCCTGGACTTCATTGAGCAGTCGCTCGCGTTCCACCTCGGCCGCTTTGCGGTCCGTCGTGTTGACCAGAGTCATTACGATTCCCTCGATCCTGTCGTCGAGCGATCGATAGGGCGATATGCGCACTGTGAACCATCGCCCGTCGCCTGAGCGGACTTCGCTCTCGACGCGCAGGAGCGTGCGCATTACCTCGCGGGCCTCGTCCAGCATGGCGGGATAAAGGAGCCGGTGCGTAAGGTCCGCCAGCGGACGGCCGACGTCCGACTGAAGCACGTTGAACAAGCTGGACACTGCCGGCGTGAAGCGGCGAAGCCTGAGAGTCCTGTCGAGGAAGATCGTCCCGATCTCCGTCGAGTCGATCAGGTTCACCAGGTCGGCGTTGACCTGACCCAGCTCCTCGTTCTTGCTCCGGTACTCCTGGTTGATCGTCTGGAGCTCTTCATTCATCGACTGGAGCTCCTCCCTGCTCGCTTCGAGCTCCTCGTCGGTCGCTCTCTGCTCCTCGTTGATCGACTGGAGCTCTTCGTTCGAAGCCTTGAGCTCCTCGGTCGCAGTTTCGTGCTCCTCGAGCGTGACATTGAGCTGCGATCTGGTCTCTTCCAGCTCGCGCTCGAGCTCTCTCACTGCGTCCGTTCCTCTGGTGCGTAGCTTCGGCGTGCCCGGAACATCCGCCGGTTCATGGCTGGCATCGTCCTGCTCGTCGAACACGATGAGGGCGAACGAATCCGCGCTGGCGCTCCCGCGAACCGGTCGCGCAATCACGTCCACGATGCGCTTCCTTCCGTCAACCGTAATCGCAAGACCGCGTGTCTCCGCGCGTTCTCCGGCAGAGAGCGCTCGCGATAGCAGTGTCCTCAACTTCGGGCGCACACTGCCCGACACCAGGTCGAGTAACTTTCTTGTGGGCTCGCCGCCGCCGAGCTGCAGAAATCGCCCGACTCCGTCCGAGAGGTGGACAATCTCTCCATCTCCGTTCACCACGAGACTGGGCGGCGCATATGCTTCGAGCAGCCTTCTGTGCACCGCGCCGAAGTGCGTGACATTCGCCAGTCGGTCGGATTGTCTGCGTTCTGCTCCGGGATCCCCGAGTGCAGCCTGCACCAGGCGGGGCAGCGACGTCTGCGGTACGTCCAGCGACCGGAAGATCCGATATTTCTTGTCCACGACCGCGAACGTCTTCGACGCATCCTCGATCGATTCCGATGTGCCGAGAAACAGGTTGCCGCCTGGCCGAAGTGCGAAGTGAAAGAGCTCCAATGCCCGGCGTTGTGCGTCGCGCTGGAGGTAGATGAGGAGATTTCTGCAGGTGATGAGATCGAGCCTCAGAAAGGGCGGATCCCTCAGCAGATTGTGCGTGGCGTACACGACCTTTTCGCGGACGATCTTTCTCACCCTGTACCCGCCAGGCTCGTGCGTGAAGAACCGGCCCAGCCGGGCGTCGGATACATCGGCCGCAATTGACTCAGGGTAGAGCCCTTCGCGCGCGAAGGCGAACGCGCGCTCGTGAACGTCGGTTGCGAACACCTGAATCGGTGGCGGGTCTGCCAGTCCTTCCGCATGCTCACAGAGCAGGATGGCTATCGAGTAGGCTTCCTCGCCGGTTGCGCAGCCCGTGACCCAGACGCGAATCGTGTCCGACGAGTCCCTGTTCTCGAACAGCCGCGGGACGACTTCCCGCTCGAGCGAAGCGAACGCATCCGGGTCCCGAAAGAAGCTCGTCACAGCGATCAGCAGATCATCGTAGAGCGCCAGCAGCGCCTTGCGGTCGGCGCTGATGAGTCGAAGGTAGTCAGCCAGATTGGCGGCATGTGCGAACTGAGCGCGGCGCCTGATGCGGCGATCGATCGTCGATCTCTTGTAGCCGCTGAAATCGTGATCGGTGCTTACCCGCACGAGCGCCAGAATCTCCCGCACCACGGCGTCGTCGCGCTTCGCAGCCGGGCTGTCTGCCGCTGAAGATTCTATCTTGTCGCTACGACAGAGGCGCATGGCCTCTGCGCCCAGCTGCGCAACGGGAAGGACGATATCCACCTGTCCGGTGGCGACTGCACTCTCCGGCATCGCGCTGTGCTCGGCTTCGTCAGGAGACTGGGCCATGGTGACGCCCCCTCTCTCCTTGATCCACCTGATGCCTTGCGCTCCGTCGGAGCCCGTCCCCGA encodes:
- the xseA gene encoding exodeoxyribonuclease VII large subunit, yielding MNYRGRNRPFDMGVSPYAPVPPDAPGRSPETAISISELNDATKTIVESAFGRFWVRGEVSDFKSYRSGHWYFCLRDSSAQMSCVAWASDQRGIPAPPDDGMQVIAQVQMTLYPAKGTLQLRVTRIEAAGDGLWRKAMQQTVDRLTADGLLAPERKRALPRHPRVVAVVTSTSGAAIRDILSVVQRRRPGMRVVVCGAAVQGDGAPAEICAAIDRIMRWGGADVLIVGRGGGSREDLWAFNDERVARAVATCRIPVISAVGHEIDTTVCDLVADVRAATPSAAAETAIPAAADMLAALVAQRRRLTSGVQRRAESAALDLRAIARDMRLASIRAAERRRAQIGATAGRLNALSPLATLERGYAVARTIDGRLLSSFAEFGVGDRFRLTLRDGIVTARTEEIE
- a CDS encoding chemotaxis protein CheB, with product MTDGDQIIEHDGQLRFPVVGIGASAGGLSALRAFFDAVPDKCGMAFVVIVHLDPNHKSHMAELLQAHTPMRVRQVTKATKLQPDQVYIIPPDKDLTLADGHFRLAARAQPNRSRAPIDGFFKTLAESHSADAVGIVLSGTGSDGAQGIRWIKERGGVTMAQSPDEAEHSAMPESAVATGQVDIVLPVAQLGAEAMRLCRSDKIESSAADSPAAKRDDAVVREILALVRVSTDHDFSGYKRSTIDRRIRRRAQFAHAANLADYLRLISADRKALLALYDDLLIAVTSFFRDPDAFASLEREVVPRLFENRDSSDTIRVWVTGCATGEEAYSIAILLCEHAEGLADPPPIQVFATDVHERAFAFAREGLYPESIAADVSDARLGRFFTHEPGGYRVRKIVREKVVYATHNLLRDPPFLRLDLITCRNLLIYLQRDAQRRALELFHFALRPGGNLFLGTSESIEDASKTFAVVDKKYRIFRSLDVPQTSLPRLVQAALGDPGAERRQSDRLANVTHFGAVHRRLLEAYAPPSLVVNGDGEIVHLSDGVGRFLQLGGGEPTRKLLDLVSGSVRPKLRTLLSRALSAGERAETRGLAITVDGRKRIVDVIARPVRGSASADSFALIVFDEQDDASHEPADVPGTPKLRTRGTDAVRELERELEETRSQLNVTLEEHETATEELKASNEELQSINEEQRATDEELEASREELQSMNEELQTINQEYRSKNEELGQVNADLVNLIDSTEIGTIFLDRTLRLRRFTPAVSSLFNVLQSDVGRPLADLTHRLLYPAMLDEAREVMRTLLRVESEVRSGDGRWFTVRISPYRSLDDRIEGIVMTLVNTTDRKAAEVERERLLNEVQAASVAKSNFIGVMSHELRTPLNAIIGYADILAAGAVGPVTAEQAAHLDRVKASAIHLAHMIDDSLQSVRIEAGVATLDNESVDVAALVREVAIVTEPLMTAKKLRFEVRAEDGPPIFADATKIRQILFNLLGNAVRYTDRGEVSISSRVSDHGATITIEDSGIGISAEHLEKIFERFWQVDQSRTRVRGGAGLGLMVSRSLARVLGGDLYVTSELGRGSRFVLRLPKGEATGNG